One Streptomyces fagopyri DNA window includes the following coding sequences:
- a CDS encoding TetR/AcrR family transcriptional regulator — protein sequence MPTKKKPQVTATPERRRELLALAAEVFAEQGYNATTVRKIADEAGMLAGSLYYHFDSKESMLEEILRTFLDELWGGYDTVLAAELGPRETLEALVTESFREIDRHRAAVAIYQKESRHLAAQQRFAFLAESQRNFEKAWLSTLERGVAAETFRSDLDIRLTYRFVRDTVWVAASWYRPGGQHSPEEIARQYLSMVLDGISVRPQPRPQTPPAEE from the coding sequence GTGCCTACCAAGAAGAAGCCCCAGGTGACCGCCACCCCGGAGCGCCGCCGTGAACTCCTCGCCCTCGCCGCCGAGGTCTTCGCCGAGCAGGGCTACAACGCCACCACCGTACGCAAGATCGCGGACGAGGCCGGAATGCTCGCGGGCAGTCTCTACTACCACTTCGACTCCAAGGAATCGATGCTGGAGGAGATCCTGCGGACCTTCCTCGACGAGCTCTGGGGCGGCTACGACACCGTTCTCGCCGCCGAACTCGGCCCCCGGGAAACCCTGGAGGCGCTGGTCACCGAGTCCTTCCGGGAGATCGACCGGCACCGGGCCGCCGTCGCGATCTACCAGAAGGAGTCCCGGCACCTCGCCGCCCAGCAGCGCTTCGCGTTCCTCGCCGAATCCCAGCGCAACTTCGAGAAGGCGTGGCTGAGCACCCTGGAGCGCGGGGTCGCCGCCGAGACCTTCCGGTCCGACCTCGACATCCGGCTCACCTACCGGTTCGTGCGCGACACCGTCTGGGTCGCCGCGTCCTGGTACCGGCCCGGCGGACAGCACAGCCCCGAGGAGATCGCCCGGCAGTACCTGTCGATGGTGCTGGACGGGATCTCCGTACGTCCCCAACCCCGTCCGCAAACCCCGCCCGCGGAGGAGTAG
- a CDS encoding acetyl-CoA C-acetyltransferase codes for MAEAYIVEAVRTPVGRRGGGLSAVHPADLGAHVLKSLVERSGVDPAAVEDVVLGCLDTVGPQAGDIARTCWLAAGLPEEVPGVTVDRQCGSSQQAVHFAAQAVLSGTQDLVVAGGVQNMSLIPIAFASRRAAEPLGLTDGPFAGSEGWRARYGDRPVNQFHGAELIAAKWGITRRDQEEFALRSHRRALRALDEGRFARETVPYGEVTADEGPRRDTSLERMAALAPVVEGGTITAACSSQVSDGAAAMLLASERAVREHGLTPRARVHHLSARGEDPIRMLSAPIPATAYALKKTGMSLGDIDLVEINEAFAPVVLAWIEETGADPERVNVNGGAIALGHPLGATGVKLMTTLLHELERTGGRFGLQTMCEGGGQANVTIIERL; via the coding sequence ATGGCCGAGGCCTACATCGTCGAAGCGGTCCGTACGCCCGTGGGGAGGCGCGGAGGAGGCCTGAGCGCCGTCCACCCGGCCGACCTCGGCGCGCACGTCCTCAAGTCGCTCGTCGAACGGTCCGGCGTGGACCCGGCCGCCGTCGAGGACGTCGTCCTCGGCTGCCTGGACACCGTGGGACCGCAGGCCGGGGACATCGCCCGCACCTGCTGGCTGGCGGCCGGACTCCCCGAGGAGGTGCCGGGCGTCACCGTGGACCGGCAGTGCGGCTCCTCCCAGCAGGCCGTGCACTTCGCGGCCCAGGCGGTGCTGTCCGGCACCCAGGACCTGGTGGTCGCGGGCGGCGTCCAGAACATGAGCCTGATCCCCATCGCCTTCGCCTCCCGCCGCGCCGCCGAACCCCTCGGCCTCACCGACGGCCCCTTCGCCGGCAGCGAGGGCTGGCGGGCACGGTACGGCGACCGGCCCGTCAACCAGTTCCACGGCGCCGAACTGATCGCCGCCAAGTGGGGCATCACCCGCCGCGACCAGGAGGAGTTCGCGCTCCGCTCGCACCGGCGGGCGCTGCGCGCCCTCGACGAGGGCCGCTTCGCGCGCGAGACCGTCCCCTACGGCGAGGTCACGGCCGACGAGGGCCCGCGCCGGGACACCTCGCTGGAGAGGATGGCCGCCCTCGCCCCCGTCGTCGAGGGCGGCACCATCACCGCGGCCTGCTCCTCCCAGGTCTCCGACGGCGCCGCCGCGATGCTGCTCGCCTCCGAGCGGGCGGTACGCGAGCACGGTCTGACCCCGCGGGCCCGCGTCCACCACCTCTCCGCACGGGGCGAGGACCCGATCCGGATGCTGTCGGCGCCCATACCGGCCACCGCGTACGCGCTGAAGAAGACCGGCATGTCCCTCGGGGACATCGACCTCGTCGAGATCAACGAGGCGTTCGCCCCGGTCGTCCTCGCCTGGATCGAGGAGACCGGCGCCGATCCGGAGCGGGTCAACGTCAACGGCGGCGCGATCGCCCTCGGCCACCCGCTCGGCGCCACCGGCGTGAAACTGATGACGACGCTGCTGCACGAACTGGAGCGCACCGGCGGCCGGTTCGGCCTGCAGACCATGTGCGAGGGCGGCGGCCAGGCGAACGTGACGATCATCGAACGGCTTTGA
- a CDS encoding type II toxin-antitoxin system Phd/YefM family antitoxin, whose translation MTETLGIREARARPAEILSNAEAGDFTVITRKGERVGAVVPIEVLDAVEEAADRLLAREASAYVDEPTVSMAELLADLFSDDQGAA comes from the coding sequence ATGACCGAGACGCTGGGCATCCGCGAGGCCCGTGCCCGGCCGGCCGAGATCCTGAGCAACGCCGAGGCCGGCGACTTCACAGTGATCACCCGCAAGGGCGAGCGCGTCGGTGCCGTCGTGCCCATAGAGGTTCTGGACGCGGTCGAGGAGGCGGCCGACCGGCTACTCGCCCGGGAAGCGTCCGCGTACGTCGACGAGCCCACGGTCTCCATGGCAGAGCTCCTCGCCGACCTGTTCAGCGATGACCAGGGCGCCGCGTGA
- a CDS encoding NAD(P)H-dependent flavin oxidoreductase — METAFTRLVGVRHPVVQTGMGWVAGPRLVSATANAGALGILASATMTLDHLRDAVREVRSRTDAPFGVNLRADAGDAGERVRILVEEGVRVASFALAPSRELITELKEAGVVVVPSVGARRHAEKVAAWGADAVIVQGGEGGGHTGEVATTVLLPQVVDAVDVPVVAAGGFHDGRGLVAALAYGAAGIAMGTRFLLTSDSTVPDAVKAAYLAAGVGDVTVTRAVDGLPHRMLRTDFVGSLERAGRARALVRAVRGAAGFRRVSGLSWPRMVRDGLAMRHGRDLTWSQVLLAANTPMLLRAAMVDGRTDLGVMASGQVAGVIEDLPSCAELVERVMSEAAVVLRGLTVHPACAQPGVHSGP; from the coding sequence ATGGAGACCGCGTTCACCCGTCTCGTCGGTGTCCGTCACCCGGTCGTGCAGACCGGCATGGGGTGGGTCGCGGGGCCCCGGCTGGTCTCCGCCACGGCGAACGCGGGGGCCCTGGGCATCCTGGCCTCCGCGACGATGACCCTGGACCACCTGCGGGACGCGGTGCGGGAGGTCAGGTCGCGTACGGACGCGCCGTTCGGGGTGAACCTGCGGGCCGACGCGGGGGACGCGGGGGAGCGAGTACGGATCCTCGTCGAGGAGGGCGTGCGGGTCGCGTCGTTCGCCCTCGCCCCCTCCCGTGAGCTGATCACCGAGTTGAAGGAGGCGGGCGTGGTCGTGGTGCCCTCCGTCGGGGCGCGCCGGCACGCGGAGAAGGTGGCCGCCTGGGGTGCGGACGCGGTGATCGTGCAGGGCGGCGAGGGCGGCGGACACACCGGCGAGGTGGCGACGACGGTGCTGCTGCCGCAGGTGGTGGACGCCGTGGACGTCCCGGTGGTGGCGGCGGGCGGTTTCCACGACGGGCGGGGGCTGGTCGCGGCGCTGGCGTACGGGGCGGCGGGCATCGCGATGGGGACGCGTTTCCTGCTCACCTCCGACTCCACCGTCCCGGACGCGGTGAAGGCGGCGTATCTGGCGGCGGGGGTCGGCGACGTGACGGTCACGAGGGCCGTCGACGGGCTGCCGCACCGCATGCTGCGGACGGACTTCGTCGGCTCCCTGGAGCGGGCCGGCCGTGCGCGGGCGCTCGTCCGGGCCGTGCGCGGGGCGGCGGGCTTCCGGCGGGTGTCCGGCCTCTCCTGGCCCCGGATGGTCCGGGACGGCCTCGCCATGAGGCACGGCAGGGACCTGACGTGGAGCCAGGTGCTGCTGGCCGCGAACACGCCGATGCTGCTCAGGGCGGCGATGGTGGACGGGCGTACGGATCTGGGGGTGATGGCGTCGGGGCAGGTCGCGGGGGTGATTGAGGATCTGCCGTCGTGCGCGGAGCTGGTCGAGCGCGTGATGTCGGAAGCGGCGGTGGTTCTCCGCGGACTGACCGTCCACCCCGCGTGTGCACAACCCGGTGTGCACTCGGGGCCATGA
- a CDS encoding CoA-transferase subunit beta: MNPVPAITRAEYCVIACAEAWRDDGEVLASPMGTIPSIGARLARRTFSPDLLMTDGEALLVGLDGTPEGWLPYRRHLTAVTGGRRHVMMGASQIDRFGNQNISCVGDWARPLRQLLGVRGAPVNTLNNPTSYWIPKHSRRVFVARVDMVCGVGYDRAAAAGPSATRFHRIPRVVSDLGVFDFATLDRSMRLASLHPGVTVEEVREATGFELSVAADVPYTREPTPLERELIRTVIDPGGARDREVVDPAPRTGEAGR; encoded by the coding sequence ATGAACCCGGTCCCAGCGATCACCCGCGCCGAGTACTGCGTGATCGCCTGCGCCGAGGCCTGGCGGGACGACGGCGAGGTGCTCGCCAGCCCCATGGGCACCATCCCGTCCATCGGGGCCCGACTGGCCAGGCGCACCTTCTCGCCCGATCTGCTGATGACCGACGGCGAGGCCCTGCTCGTCGGCCTCGACGGCACCCCCGAGGGCTGGCTGCCCTACCGCCGGCACCTGACCGCGGTGACCGGCGGACGCCGGCACGTGATGATGGGCGCGAGTCAGATCGACCGCTTCGGCAACCAGAACATCTCCTGCGTCGGGGACTGGGCCCGGCCGCTGCGCCAGCTGCTCGGCGTGCGCGGGGCGCCGGTCAACACGCTGAACAATCCGACGAGTTACTGGATCCCGAAGCACTCCCGGCGGGTCTTCGTCGCGCGGGTCGACATGGTGTGCGGGGTGGGGTACGACCGGGCCGCCGCCGCGGGCCCGAGCGCCACCCGTTTCCACCGCATCCCGCGCGTGGTGAGCGACCTCGGCGTCTTCGACTTCGCCACGCTCGACCGCTCCATGCGTCTGGCCTCACTGCATCCGGGCGTCACCGTGGAGGAGGTGCGGGAGGCGACGGGCTTCGAGCTGTCCGTGGCCGCCGACGTGCCGTACACCCGCGAACCGACCCCGCTGGAGCGGGAGCTGATCCGTACGGTGATCGATCCGGGCGGTGCCCGGGACCGCGAGGTCGTGGACCCGGCCCCGCGTACCGGGGAGGCCGGGCGCTGA
- a CDS encoding CoA transferase subunit A, producing the protein MSDKTMSADEAVARLESGMTLGIGGWGSRRKPMALVRALLRTDVTDLTVVSYGGPDVGLLAAAGRIRELVTAFTTLDSIPLEPHYRAARESGAFELTEVDEAMFMWGLHAAANRLPFLPVRAGIGSDVMRVNPGLRTVTSPYEDGETFVAMPALRLDAALVHMNRADRAGNGQYLGPDPYFDDLFCEAADTAYVSCEQLVDHLGTAAPGKEAAPQTLLLNRSSVTGVVEAPNGAHFTSCAPDYVRDEPFQKLYATTPYERFAERFLAGDEQAYQSAVRTWHKEGR; encoded by the coding sequence GTGAGCGACAAGACCATGTCGGCGGACGAGGCCGTCGCCCGGCTGGAGAGCGGGATGACGCTGGGCATCGGCGGCTGGGGTTCGCGCCGCAAGCCGATGGCCCTGGTGAGAGCGCTGCTGCGGACCGACGTCACCGATCTCACCGTCGTGTCGTACGGCGGCCCGGACGTCGGCCTGCTCGCCGCCGCCGGACGGATCCGCGAGCTGGTCACCGCCTTCACCACCCTCGACTCCATCCCGCTGGAACCGCACTACCGCGCGGCGCGCGAGAGCGGCGCCTTCGAGCTCACGGAGGTCGACGAGGCGATGTTCATGTGGGGCCTGCACGCCGCGGCGAACCGGCTCCCCTTCCTCCCGGTGCGCGCCGGGATCGGTTCGGACGTGATGCGGGTCAACCCCGGCCTGCGGACGGTCACTTCCCCCTACGAGGACGGGGAGACGTTCGTCGCCATGCCCGCCCTCCGTCTGGACGCGGCGCTGGTCCACATGAACCGCGCGGACCGCGCGGGAAACGGCCAGTACCTGGGCCCGGACCCGTACTTCGACGATCTGTTCTGCGAGGCGGCCGACACGGCGTACGTCTCCTGCGAGCAGCTCGTCGACCACCTCGGCACCGCCGCGCCCGGCAAGGAGGCCGCGCCGCAGACGCTGCTGCTGAACCGGTCGAGCGTGACGGGTGTCGTCGAGGCTCCGAACGGCGCGCACTTCACGTCCTGCGCCCCGGACTACGTGCGGGACGAACCCTTCCAGAAGCTGTACGCCACCACACCGTACGAGCGGTTCGCCGAGCGATTCCTCGCCGGGGACGAACAGGCGTACCAGTCCGCCGTGCGGACCTGGCACAAGGAGGGGCGATGA
- a CDS encoding enoyl-CoA hydratase family protein — protein sequence MGVSTSSPEKRISVVTVDFPPVNALPVRGWFDLADAVRAAGRDPDTRCVVLTAAGRGFNAGVDIKEMQREALETAGHRALVGANRGCFEAFAAVYECEVPVVAAVHGFCLGGGIGLVGNADAIVASEDATFGLPELDRGALGAATHLARLVPGHLMRALYYTARTATAAELHAHGSVWRVVAREELLDAALELAREIAAKDGELIRLAKAALNGIDPVDVRRSYRFEQGFTFEANLSGVADRVRDTFGREATDAAAAPEAAREVTGATGTPRCQTPDAPAAPGTPAAPEEHDEPGGPGRPGQHGEQEARR from the coding sequence ATGGGTGTCTCCACCTCGTCCCCGGAAAAACGGATCTCCGTCGTCACGGTCGACTTCCCGCCGGTCAACGCGCTGCCGGTGCGCGGCTGGTTCGACCTCGCCGACGCCGTGCGCGCCGCGGGCCGCGACCCCGACACACGGTGTGTCGTGCTGACGGCCGCCGGGCGCGGTTTCAACGCGGGCGTGGACATCAAGGAGATGCAGCGGGAGGCCCTGGAGACCGCGGGCCACCGGGCGCTGGTCGGGGCGAACCGCGGCTGCTTCGAGGCGTTCGCCGCGGTCTACGAGTGCGAGGTGCCGGTCGTCGCCGCGGTCCACGGATTCTGCCTGGGCGGCGGGATCGGGCTGGTGGGGAACGCCGACGCGATCGTGGCCAGCGAGGACGCCACCTTCGGCCTGCCCGAGCTCGACCGCGGCGCACTCGGCGCGGCCACCCACCTGGCCCGGCTGGTCCCGGGGCACCTGATGCGCGCGCTGTACTACACCGCGCGCACGGCGACGGCGGCCGAACTGCACGCGCACGGCTCGGTGTGGAGGGTCGTGGCCCGCGAGGAGCTCCTGGACGCCGCGCTGGAACTGGCACGCGAGATAGCCGCCAAGGACGGCGAGCTGATCAGGCTCGCCAAGGCCGCGCTCAACGGCATCGACCCCGTGGACGTGCGCCGCAGCTACCGCTTCGAACAGGGCTTCACCTTCGAGGCGAACCTCAGCGGAGTGGCCGACCGCGTCCGCGACACGTTCGGCCGGGAAGCCACCGACGCTGCCGCAGCGCCCGAAGCGGCCAGGGAAGTCACGGGGGCCACGGGAACCCCACGGTGCCAGACACCCGACGCACCCGCAGCACCCGGCACACCCGCGGCACCCGAGGAGCACGACGAACCCGGCGGCCCCGGCCGACCCGGGCAGCACGGGGAGCAGGAGGCCCGGCGGTGA
- a CDS encoding SDR family oxidoreductase, translating to MGTGERTVVVTGGTRGVGAGIARAFAEAGAKVLVCARRPPEVPVAGAEFVPLDLRDPPAVHAFFDALPRLDVLVNNAGGAPYRPLAEAGAERHARVIELNLVAPLTASLAAYAHLRRAGGSIVMIGSVSGTRPSPGSAAYGAAKAGLENLARSMAVEWAPHIRVNTLVVGMVRTELSHLHYGGEHGVAAVSRTVPLGRLADPSDVGEAAVFLASDAAAYISGASLLVHGGGERPAFLDAATVNRADPTNQED from the coding sequence GTGGGCACCGGCGAGCGGACCGTCGTCGTCACCGGCGGGACCCGCGGAGTCGGCGCCGGCATCGCGCGGGCCTTCGCCGAGGCGGGTGCGAAGGTGCTGGTCTGCGCCCGCAGGCCCCCGGAAGTGCCCGTCGCGGGCGCGGAGTTCGTCCCGCTCGACCTGCGCGACCCGCCCGCCGTGCACGCCTTCTTCGACGCGCTGCCCCGGCTCGACGTACTGGTCAACAACGCGGGCGGGGCCCCCTACCGCCCCCTGGCGGAGGCCGGCGCCGAGCGGCACGCGCGCGTGATCGAGCTCAACCTCGTCGCGCCGCTGACCGCCTCGCTCGCCGCGTACGCGCACCTCAGACGGGCCGGGGGCTCGATCGTGATGATCGGCAGTGTGAGCGGGACGCGCCCGTCGCCCGGTTCGGCGGCGTACGGGGCGGCCAAGGCGGGTCTGGAGAACCTGGCCCGTTCGATGGCCGTCGAGTGGGCCCCTCACATCAGGGTCAACACCCTTGTCGTCGGCATGGTCCGCACCGAGCTGTCCCACCTCCACTACGGCGGGGAGCACGGTGTGGCCGCTGTCTCGCGGACCGTCCCGCTGGGCCGTCTCGCCGACCCGTCCGACGTGGGCGAGGCCGCCGTCTTCCTCGCCTCGGACGCCGCCGCCTACATCAGCGGGGCCTCGCTCCTCGTGCACGGGGGAGGGGAGCGGCCCGCCTTCCTCGACGCCGCGACCGTCAACCGGGCCGATCCGACCAACCAGGAGGACTGA
- a CDS encoding SDR family oxidoreductase, whose amino-acid sequence MSGPLLCRERVVIVTGAGRGLGRAHALAYAAEGARIVVNDLGVGLDGSPGADGPAARVVAEIRAAGGEAVAHGGDVATTEGAASLVRTALETYGRLDTLVNNAGFLRDRMLVNLDEEDWDAVLRVHLKGHFLPLKHAAAHWRAEAKAGRTPRARVVNTSSGAGLLGSVGQGNYSAAKAGIIGLTLVAAAELGRYGVQVNAIAPAARTRMTERAFARAMAAPDTGAFDAMAPENVSPLVVWLGADASAGVTGRVFETEGGRITVMEGWRPGPGADGGARRSPSEAGDTALRLLARAEAPGAVYGTGGAAGEEPATGR is encoded by the coding sequence ATGAGCGGACCGCTGCTGTGCCGGGAACGGGTCGTGATCGTCACCGGCGCGGGGCGCGGACTCGGCAGGGCGCACGCGCTCGCGTACGCCGCCGAGGGCGCGCGGATCGTCGTGAACGACCTCGGGGTCGGGCTGGACGGCTCGCCGGGTGCGGACGGCCCGGCCGCGCGGGTCGTGGCGGAGATCCGCGCGGCGGGCGGTGAGGCGGTCGCCCACGGGGGCGACGTCGCCACCACCGAGGGGGCCGCGTCCCTGGTCCGCACCGCCCTGGAGACGTACGGACGCCTCGACACCCTCGTCAACAACGCGGGCTTCCTGCGCGACCGGATGCTGGTCAACCTCGACGAGGAGGACTGGGACGCCGTCCTGCGCGTCCACCTCAAAGGGCACTTCCTGCCCCTGAAGCACGCGGCGGCGCACTGGCGGGCCGAGGCGAAGGCGGGGCGGACGCCGCGGGCCCGGGTCGTCAACACGAGCAGCGGCGCGGGCCTGCTGGGTTCGGTCGGGCAGGGCAACTACAGCGCCGCCAAGGCCGGGATCATCGGACTGACCCTGGTCGCCGCCGCCGAGCTGGGGCGCTACGGCGTCCAGGTCAACGCGATCGCGCCCGCGGCCCGCACCCGGATGACCGAACGTGCCTTCGCCCGGGCGATGGCGGCTCCGGACACCGGTGCCTTCGACGCGATGGCGCCCGAGAACGTGTCGCCGCTGGTCGTGTGGCTGGGCGCGGACGCGAGCGCCGGCGTCACCGGACGCGTCTTCGAGACCGAGGGGGGCCGCATCACCGTCATGGAAGGCTGGCGGCCGGGACCCGGCGCGGACGGCGGGGCCCGCCGGAGCCCCTCCGAGGCCGGTGACACGGCCCTGCGACTCCTGGCGCGCGCCGAGGCGCCCGGCGCGGTGTACGGAACGGGCGGCGCGGCGGGGGAGGAGCCGGCGACAGGACGCTGA